A segment of the candidate division WOR-3 bacterium genome:
GGTCACGAAGTTTTTCTTATGGATGCAGATTTTATTAACAATAAGGATCTAGAGCATATAGACATATTCTACTTTCCAGGCGGTTCTCCGATTCCCTACACGCGCAACATAACGTATGAAGGTAGGAAAAAGATCAGGAAGATGATCGAAAAAGGCTGCGGCTATATTGGCACTTGTGCTGGAGGTATTTATGCTGCCGAATTCCAGACATGGCACGGTGAAACGTATTCGGCCGGTCAACTCGGCATCTTCCCCGGCACGGCAGCCGGTCCGATACCCCAGATCTACGAGCTCCCTGAAATCGGCATGTGCCAGGTCAACCTCAACAAATTCCATCAAATCACCGGTGCAGAACCGGATTCGCTCTGGATAATGTATTACAACGGACCATATTTTACACCCAGCAACGCTTCGCGTGTTGATACGATCGGAACATATGAAATCACCGGGAAGGTCGCGCT
Coding sequences within it:
- a CDS encoding BPL-N domain-containing protein; this translates as MTKHSAFTGSFLIILMFNIAYCSESSQPADNGIVTIGIYADSGAAVACVTAASNMFQWMGHEVFLMDADFINNKDLEHIDIFYFPGGSPIPYTRNITYEGRKKIRKMIEKGCGYIGTCAGGIYAAEFQTWHGETYSAGQLGIFPGTAAGPIPQIYELPEIGMCQVNLNKFHQITGAEPDSLWIMYYNGPYFTPSNASRVDTIGTYEITGKVALVACEYGKGRVFLTGPHPEWEEDDDRDSISYFDSHDDLGSDWTLMHSAVQWCLHED